A region of the Mytilus trossulus isolate FHL-02 chromosome 11, PNRI_Mtr1.1.1.hap1, whole genome shotgun sequence genome:
aatcattatagatcaatgtttatttattgttattttctgGATAATACTCACGTAttggtttaaattaaaaacttcaCGTCAATCAAACGTACTTTTCACAAGAATATCTGAATATCTATCGTAATTAAGTTCATGTTAAATTTGTTATGGTAAAAACTTTGTTAATTCAGTAAATACATTGTTCTCATGTTAATTTGAATAAAGCAATGACTATCATTTGTTTTACAGTTAAGTCGTATAGCTGTCTATTGAACTTTTTCCTCATTGGCCTTCTTGACAATCAGTTTTGCTTAGgtaaaaacaatacatatttacctcataaaaaacatttattgtatattaTCTCTTCATGCTATTTGAATTCAGTAAATACATTGTTATCACGTTAATTGAATATCTTTAGATCTATATATTTGCTTACAGAATCTGTTTCCGCAAACAGTCGAAGCTCATATccgttttgttttcaaaattcgaTTGTAAATCTGCCTTCTATTTGATTTGATGACTAGCTtaatacaaaatacattatatcGTTATCAAATCTAATCTGTCTCTAATTTTATATTGTCGGTTTCTTAGAGATGAATTAAAATCCTATCCATCCTGGATAAAAATAATCAGTCATGTCTTCGCTaaaatcatttctatactcGCTATAATTTTTAGCTACGTTCTTATAATAGATTGTTGTACCATTAGCCAACCATGCCGCCCACCAGCCAAATGACCCAACTGTTATTATAGATTGATTGCATTGAGATAAAACGCACATGTCGACTTCCGGAGAAGTCACGCGCATTCGGACAACGTCACTTCCGACAACATGTTTTTCCCGCCACAATAAATCTTTCCAATAATAAGAAGTGTATGCTAAAAATAACACATGTTTGAATTTTGATCGAAAGTAGTTTAacgatttattaatttattcttcGTCAGCTGTCTGGTATCCGTACGCTATTTTATCTTTGTCCAAATAATCCCCTCTTCGTATGTGAATGCCAACTACTTGCAGTTTTTCCACAGGTGTATCGGTATGATTTGAAGTAAATCCGATTATTGCatcattcaacattttttgacattttgattcAATTGTTTGATTGAATGTGAATTGTTCCCTAATAGCTTGTTCGACGTGACTAAAATATTGCCAAAATTGTAATAAGGACATGTGTTTCACATTGCCGTTGGAGGGAATAGTTGCAGCCAACATGTCATACAAACAGGGTTCCATTTCGCCCCATATTTGTACATGATCGCAAACTgagttattttgtaatttaagcgcaaacaaattgtcaaaaacagaGGTTATTTCATCATCTTTGTGTATAGTTAAAACCATGTCATTGCGTTTTGCTATTCCAAACAGTGAGGCATATTGAAACATGAGATTGCCTAACCTTCCTGTCCAGTCTGGACATAGGTGATCCTTTATGTGGGGAACAATTTTTGTTTGAGTCGATGCTAGGAAAACATAAAGTCCAAATGTACAGATGGTAACAACAGTCGACATTCCTACAATGAGACAAAAGACATCAATCATAGAAAATTATGCTTTATTGTATGCTAATTCCGTTTAGCCAACAACTATTACTAGTAGCTGTGGTTTGTTTTAGAggaatgataaaattgagaattgaaatggggaatgtatcaaagagtcaacaacctgaccatagaaaaaacaacagcagaaggtcaccaacaggtcttcaaggTAACGAGAAATTCACGATATTTTTCCGAATTAAAAATTACTGTAAGTCtcatattaattaaaattcCAACAAATCAAATAACTGCATCGTGACAATATCATTTGTGAATATAACAACATAAGgaattatgtgaaaaaaaattacaaaattgcgTAAGTTATAAGGCCAAAAGTACGATTGATGACATAAACAAGGTTGAGACTGGTTTAAGAATTAATGGAAGGCATATATGTAAATTACTATATGATTTGATTTAGTTAGATATCCGACTAAGAGTTtactaaactagaggctctcaagggcctgtatcgctcacctgattctacttgggtttttttaaatcatataaaaaaaatataaaaatttggctaaaagtattAATACAACCTCATACGGAAAGGAAAATTCAGGATATGGTGATTTCATTCAAAATGCCCCCACTGGAGGACATCTTgtatgatggatcggctacaaagtaacaacacttggtcagcaactcataaggaacattcatgccatgtttggtttcattccattcagtggttttctaaaagaagtcatttgtatgcattttcctaagggtcctatgttaaagtaagtcccccactggcggcaatcttggatgatggatcggctacataATTACAAAACACTTGGTCATCACCTCATGAGGaccattcatgccatgtttggtttcattccattcagtggttctttaaaagaagtcatttgtatgcatttcccatagggtcctatgttaaactaagtcccctgctggcagccatcttggataatggatcggctacaaaggaacaacacttggtcagcacctcataaggaacattcatgctatgtttggtttcattccattcagtggttctctaaaagaagtcatgtgtatgcatttaccatagggtcctatgttaaactaagtcccccgctggcggccatcttggataatggatcggcttaaagtaacaacacttggtcagcctctcataaggaacattcatgctatgtttggtttcattccattaagtggttctctaaaagaagtcatttttatgcatttcccatagggtcctttGTTAATCTAAGccccccactggcggccatcttggataatggatcggctacaaagtaacaacacttggtcagcacttcataaggaacattcatgccatgtatggtttcattccattctgtggttctctagaagatgttcaaaatgtaaaatgttaacaacgacgacgacgacggacgacggacgacggacgtcaagtggtgagaaaagctcacttggcccttcgtgccaggtgagctaaaaataggttgagatctcacaaccatgtttaaccccaccgcatttttgcgcctgtcccaagtcaggagcccctggcctttgttagtcttgtattattttaatttcgtttcttgtgtacaatttggaaattaatatggcgttcattatcactgaactagtatatatgtgtttaggggccagctgaaggacgcccccgggtgcgggaatttctcgctacattgaagacctgttggtgactttctgctgttgtttttttatttggtcgggttgttgtcgctttgacacattccccatttccattctcaattttaattatcGTCATCCGGAAAACTCTTATCTGGCAATTTAACGCAAGCTTATAAATATGCGTTCTGTTGAAAATGTGGATATTCAAATACACGCTTCATGCATGTCATGTATCGATTCTCATTATGCTGCCTCTTAAAGACACATTTCAAAAGGGTTTTGAAGGGTAGTTGTAGCAATGATTTGTTTGCCACAACTTACACTTATTTTCCAGCAACAGTCTTAATTTAACTTTACAGATCGAACCTTTCgaagttttttgttttctttatccCCCTACAATATATAAGGCAAACCAATTGCCGCATatcattcattttatattttgaatacttcaataatttataaaaaggtcATTAAAAAGATTTAAGCCGATTTTCATATCTTTTCTTCTACAATTTGAAACCcaaaattgacaatgataaTTATAAGGAAAAAGTCTGCGTTAGTCTAATCgagctatttaaaaaaaaatccaaaattgcAAAAAGGAGTTCAATAACCTATCAATATGTTTAGCTAAATGTCTTCCATAACTTATCCCCCTCTGACTTACAGtgtcaatttcaaataaaaatgttttcactTCACTCAAGCGTTAGATTAAACAATGTAAttttcaatcaatcaaccaCAATCAATTATAACTAGTATTAAAGCAATTTATCgattatttattacatttgacTTAAATAGTTACGAGGATTAtattttagtacgccagacgcgcgtttcttctacataagacctatcagtgacactcatttcaaaatatttatgaagctaaacaagtacgaagttggagagcattgaggatccaatgtttcaaaaaattgtgccaaatatggaTAAGGTAATctaattcaaaagttttgtaaacaggaaattta
Encoded here:
- the LOC134690603 gene encoding galactoside alpha-(1,2)-fucosyltransferase 1-like encodes the protein MLTQTEMHLFLGMSTVVTICTFGLYVFLASTQTKIVPHIKDHLCPDWTGRLGNLMFQYASLFGIAKRNDMVLTIHKDDEITSVFDNLFALKLQNNSVCDHVQIWGEMEPCLYDMLAATIPSNGNVKHMSLLQFWQYFSHVEQAIREQFTFNQTIESKCQKMLNDAIIGFTSNHTDTPVEKLQVVGIHIRRGDYLDKDKIAYGYQTADEE